In the genome of Pelmatolapia mariae isolate MD_Pm_ZW linkage group LG4, Pm_UMD_F_2, whole genome shotgun sequence, the window CCGATATAAAAGCGTATGGTTCAATGTAAACATTCGGCTGTGTTCAAACAGCTAAATTAAAGGGTTAGAAACGCAATCAAATGATCACAAGAACTGAAAAGTTGAGTGTCACCAGAAAGGCTTACATCAGTGTTCATGTACTGTGTAGCTATCTACAATCTCTACAGAACAACTAGTttctgattttactacagaaaCGGTTCACCTTCCCATTTTATTTGCTTCACTTCTTAAATCTTAAAGCTGTTTCCCCTCGGTGCCTGTAGGTGAGTCAAAGACAGTTGTCCaaattacataaaatacagGAAAGATGTTTATGTACTTTCAAACATACAGTGATAAACATCAGTGGATAAGATTAAAATGGCAAAGTTGCTCTACAGTGATTCCTTATAAAGACGCGTTTACTTCAGGTGGATGTGGAGACCAGCTGCTGTGGTAATGTACATACATTTGTGTGCAAGTGTCAAACATTCAGAATGTTAGCTGCAATGTAAAGTTGTAATCCTTAACTTTTTAGTGACATCAGATTCTGATTGTACCCAAACCAAAAACTGCCCATTTATTGCATCATCAGTAATTTGTGGTAACATCcacacattaaaatgtgttaccAGATTCAAAGTGGTCACACATTAAAGGGATTAAATATCCAGGGTTAGTGTCACCCTCCAAGTAAAAGCAATGATACCCAAAGAGTTGATGCTGAAATGCAGGAAAGCTTTAATGTGAACTGTTTGTTGTACTGCAGTTCAccaggaaaaaatatttatgtcCACCAACAGAACATTTCCTGCATTTTGTACTGCAGCTTAAGATTTACATCTCACAGGGGGGACCAAACCTGCACAAtatctgtgaaaaaaaacatcactgaGTGAACAATGCGAATGTGTTTGTCTGTAGTGTAAACAGCTCCATCAGCTTCAGCCAGGACAGGAATCTTATGGATTACAACTTTACGGACTAAAGGTAACGGTAGATCAGCACAACTTCACTAATACAAATGTGCATTGTGTTTAATTCTTGATCTCCAGGATGGAAGGATTGTGGTCGAGAATGGCCAAAATGATTTTGTCCATGTACTGCCTCAGACGCAGGTTGATCTCCTCCTGCTCCTTCAAAGCATCCACAAGctgagagagaagaggaatgcaTTACAAGCGCAGTTATATCAAGAATAACCGTTTCATCCAACCAACAGTAACAGACCAACCTCATCTCTGGAAGCGTTGTCAATCTCAGCTGCCAGGCACTGGGCCTTGGTGTGACAGGAGAACAGGTTCTTGGCCTCGTACAAGCTCAGACTGAGAATCTGAGCGTTCAGGTCGTCGTTTTGATCGCGCAGCTTGTGGTTCTCCTACAGACACAAAGGACCCAGTCCTGACtcgatgtgtgtgtgaatttgaGAAAGCAGTGAGCTTGAAAAATCTCACAAATATAACTGAGCCATATCCATTACATGTGATTAGGATTGCCTGCCTTTGACTCGGTGCATGTCTCACTCTCCCTCCAAACATCACATACACTTGGGTTTCTCTTCAATATTTCTGAGTTGAAAGGAAGATTTTTACTTtatgaaaatattgttttaataatttaatcaaGTAtgaaaccactgctgaccaatgCCAGTTTGGTATTAACAGGGAGATGCAAGGTAGCCCAAATGAATGGTCattaccagtgatgggaataacggcgttaaaAGTAATggtgttacttttttcagtaactatTTTTCAACACACAGATTGTTGAAGCTGCCTTCAGCTTACTGGGAGCTATGGGGGCGACAATAATTGCACAAgtgctgctgattggctgaggaAGAATAGAGTAGTCATGGTTAACCAATCACATGATCAGTTTAAGATGACATAGCAAATcctagttagtgtgtagtgtagtggatagttttgttgtgtgtgtcagaacaatgaggcgactgctgaatgtcacagttgctgccAAAAAGCCCCCAAAGGCAGATAAGagtgtaaacgctgtctccaggtagaaaacaggacgagtgatacacctcctgctgtcaggcctgcaggtatcaggcctgtgatgttctcctttatctcatagtggacagaaattattttcgCACAAATAGTTTGTGTGGCATctaatttgatgcagaacacctgattgttctgtaaataaatggtaaatggcctgtatttgtatagcgctttactagtccctaaggaccccaaagcgctttacacattcagtcatccacccattcacacactagtttgaaatggttaataaatttattttggggggggggggggggtaaataGCTGCATACAACCTTGTGGTTTGCAAACCTTGtgcatagatttttaaagtttacaatttatatttgcatttcaaattatgaaaatgtttcgtttgtggttgttacagtaaaaaatgcaactttttttctactctgattttatgttttttgtctgattccagatcaattgtgctaatgcagtatttcaaaatgaaaaaacaaactgtattttcagacatgtgaggttgtgctgaaaagaatgataccaaacaaggcaataTCAAAACTAGTCAAAAACAGCCAATTacaccctggaccccagagggttaaccataacgcaatagttacttttcctagtaattagttacttttataatattgtaactcagttacttttttgaagtagtaactagtaactataactaattactttttcaaagtaacttgcccaacactggagATTACCCTGTGACTGTTGGgaagagaaaaacagacaagGACACAACAGAGAGCATTTCTGACCTGACAAAGCGCCTTTGGGCTTGCTGTGGACTTTACAACTAAAAACTAATATTTGGCCTCTCTGCAGCTCAACATAAACATAAAAGTTTGAAACAGAAATTGATGTGAGAGCAGTTACGAAATGGAGCGCACGTTACAGGTGGTCAGAATGGGACTTTTACACAGCAAGGTAAAGTTAGCAGGACTGAGCGATCCATCAGTGTATCAACACAGGTTTGGGAGTTCTCTACTTCAGTATGCTACTTGCCAATACACATTAACAGGGCTCAAGCAGCTCCTTTTTTGGATATATGCATGTTTcaagaatttattttttgtgtggattaaatagaaataaatgaaatgacacAAATCTGACCATTGTGGAATTAAAAGTAGAATGAGGAAGAACAAGGATGAGTGTGTTCTGTGTGGACCTGTTTCAGTCTCTTCACTTCATGTTCCATTTCCAGCTCCCTGGTTTTGGCGTTAAACTCAGACAGCCCCTTGCCTTTCCCAGGATGTTCCATCTCCAGTTTAAACAATTGCAGATACTCGAGCTCCCGACGGAGATCATCAATCAGCTGCAGACAAAACAGTCGGTCAAACAAACTCGAACATGTTCCACATTAACCTTTTCTTATCTTACCTGGTGACTACAGCGGGAAATGAAGTTATTTTCATAGAAATGATTGCCTGGGAGGAGTGTCTCACCTCCTGCATGGACTCTTTTTCCTTCTGAAACTCGTGGCGGTTTTGCCAGAGCTTGTCCATTATCTTCCTGTACAGGTCCATCTCATCTTTCAGCCTCAAACTAGTGTCCTCCAGTTTGTCTGTCACCCTCTGCTTCTCCTGCAAAAGAAACAAGTCAGGAAACAGTGGCTGAGAAAAATAAACACGCATGCTTTTATGATACATGTAGGAAAATACGCAACATTTGAGATATGGAAACACCAACCAAGATGAGTACAgacaaactaaaagaaaaaagcttgtCAGGGTGAAACTCATGAagtttatataaaataataaaaggatTACATCATGATGACACAGGAAGATACTTCAGCATACCTGATCCATTTTTTCAGTCTGAGACTTGAGTCTGCACACATTCAACTTCATCTCTGTATTCTCTTCTTCTAACTGCTGTAACCTTAGGgtgaacaaacacaaacacagctttAGTTTGGTATCACAGGTACCCCAGTgaactttaacctcctaagacccgaattctttcatggcatgcattttcaatttctctttgctatttgggctgattgggacctgatgaatataaaaacaaagaattacctgattttttttgttgttgttttatttttacccgatttttgtttctgagaaaaatgagatccaaaaatgaggacatttgttttaaatgttgatagaacagtggcagtataatgtccctGTAAGTGGGtgtcaggcccttgtagagcacaATTTAGTACTTttgtctagacaacccaaaatgtgatgtccacatatatggacgccaggtcctaggaggttaaaagaCATGAGTAAGGCtaggtgtttttaaagtgcCAGAACGCTGACCGTCTTTGATCAGCACAGCAGCTTGTAAAATTGCGCTGCACATTTCCTCATTTCCTGTCACCTCTTAATAGCAGGAAACGGCAGGGTAACGTAACAGGGTAACCAGGGTAACAGCAGTTTCATTTCATGAGACCTACAGCCAATCAGTGTCTGTGGTAGTTCATGGTTACAGAATACCTGCCTTAACAGCAGATGTGTAGTTGATCTTGTGTCAGAGCCAAATCTAGCACCAGCCTGTTCAGGATTTGGATTATGGGGGGAACTTCCCTTCAGGTAAATTGCTGGTTAGTTTACCTGTTACAGAGCAGCTCTATCTCCGTGTTTCTATCTCTCTCCATCTTGGTGTAAGCCTCCCGGTGTTTCTTCACCTCTTCTTTGAGACTCTCTGCAGACTTTGTCTCTGCATCCTTCACCTGCTCCTCTAGCTCATGAACCCTTGGAAGCAAAAACACAGAGGTCATTCAGACTGGTACAGACTAGTTAGCTAGAACCAAAATACTGCACAGGTTTATATAAGATCTGTGGACTAATTCACATCACATATATCTCATATCTGCACCACATGTAAAGAATGATCAAACAGGTGCAGTTAATGTTATTTGTGTGAAAATAAATACCACGCCTTTTTGTACAGGAACCAAACCCAGCcaaagcacccacccagctcaaGTATTCTTACCTGTGCACAAGGTGGGTGTTGTCATGCTTGAGTTTAGACTTGAGGTCATTGTTGGCCAGACTGTCACTTTCCAGTTCTGTCACCTTTTTCTCCAGGTAGCTGACCTGAGTGACACATCACACAGGTAAGGCCTAAAGGTTAAAGAGCATCTTCTTCATTTGCATACAGACATTCCCAGTGTGCCTCTACACAGCCTGTTGTTAACAGGAAATTAATCACCTGTTTTAAATTGATCCAGCCTCCTACACACTAACACTATTTTTCCCCACCTCACAGACTTCAATTTATTTcagcattgtttttatttttcattagcTAAAAcgaggctgctgctgcttcaccaGTTAGACTCTTAGTTTGTGACAGTAGTCCTTGTTCTGCTCTGGAGATGTGCTATGAGCTAGAGGATCACTCCAGCAGGTGAAGATTATTATGTGTTTACTTTCTCTGTGATGTCAAGGTCACAGGAGTCGATACTGTCTGTGAACAGATCCTCTGTGCTGCTGCCCTGACTGGACCCAAACACGCTGTGATTGGCCTGGAACAGCTGACTgcagggagagagaaaacacccGAGAAACAGGAGACATCATTATCTAGAATATAAACATCATATTTACACTGCAGACACATCTAAATCCTGTATATGCTTTGCATTAGTGTCTACTACCACCATGTTCTTCAGTGGCTGCATTTTTTATATTGTAACGAGAAAGATGCCAAAACTAAGCAACAGTTTATGATATCTACAGTGCACAGATGATTTAGAGCAGCAAGAATTTAAAAAGGTGCTTTGGAGGAACGTCAGGTCACTCACCGTCCAAATGCTGTGCTGGAAATCTTCCTGTTAGGACTGAAAAAACAGGAGAGGAACCGAGTCACACATACTGACAGTAACACAGGCTTCAACTATCCATTTTAATCATCCAAAAGTCTTTGCTACAACTCTATTTGCTGGTAGTAAAATTAGTGCAATGACACCTCTGCTTTCATTCACACAGTGGTTTCAAACAATGTTCTTCTGTGGTTGCCGTACGCTACAGTTTTAACCACAGTCAGTGTTCTTGTTTCAGCTGTACTGCTGTAGCATCGCACACAAGACACAAAAACTCACAACCAGTCATCCCGCCACATTGGGATACAGTTGCTATAGCAACAACTCGAGCTCACCCTTTGATGTGGATGCAGCATCTGATGCCAAGAATGAATAAGAGGGGATTTAGCTGGATGTCTAAGACAGCTAATCCAAGCTTTGTTACATTAGGGCGATGCTGAGGCAGCAAGAGTCATTTCACTTCATTCCTTCTATCATTACCAATAGCTCCAAAAAAATAGATAACTGTACGAATGTGCTATACTGACTGGTAAATTAAAGCTTGATCTTTTAGGCTAAGCTCTCTCCTCCCTGCCTGCCTTAGTACTGATGCTACACCATCAGTCTTACGAACAAGACTGCAGCGTACTTGAAACATCTCTATCTAAACCCAGATGGTCAAATCCACCGTTTTCTCACTGAAAATGAAGGCCTCATACTTGGAAGTGCTTCCCTGTCTTGAAAGGGTAATCAGGTGTTCCACGGCTAGCATGGTAGCCACGTTGGTCCCCTTGGACCCGGGGTTCAAGGCTGAGCAGTGTGATACCCCAATGATGAACACAcaccattttttcttttttaaaaatctgaaattcATTCAGTCTTAGGATGAAGACAGTTCCAGGTCAGTCCCAGAAATGAACATGAGTGAATGTGTGCTCCACCTGTTGGCCTTGAGGTTTCTCAGTCTAGCCTCCAAGTCATTGAGTAGATTCACTTTCTTGCAGCACTGAGAACAGTAGATGTCCAGCAGCTCACTGTTATACAGCTGCCGCATCTTTTGAGGGGTGTGGCCAGCACTGGAATTATAAAGAATGAATTGATTAATGTCCGCATATATaatcaaatataaataagcaTGTCTGAAAAAGTGAAAGTCAGCTTCTCACTGTTAGCTATAGATATTTGCAATGTCTGCAGAGCATATTGGCATGCGTCAATCAAATGTCTTCCAGTCTCTACTTTTTCAAGCCATGGTTCAGAAAACTTGCAGTACTGTCTAAAACAATGCACTGCATTCAAATCAAACAGGCCCATTGTTAACAGCCCTGTGCTTTTCCCTTTAGGACAAGCAAACAGCCAAAAAGTCTGATTTGTCTTTTTCTGTATGAAAACTGTGTCTTAAGACATGTTTGTATGTAATTCTGCGTGTGCATGCGATTAAGGGAGCGCTTCCTTCTCATCAGACACCAACCTGGAGGGAAGCGAGGATCCAAGATCTGAGAAACCATTTGTtcgtgtttcttcttcaggGCAAGGGCTGCTGGGAGTAAAATCTACATCCTCCCCTTCACCGTAGTCTTCAAACTGCTCCTCTCTAGATATGACGGGCGCAGACGCTGAGCCAATCAGGCGGCTAGGGTTGcattccaaaacaaaacaataaaagggaAGAGAGCAAACCCACAATCAAAAGAAATTCTAAGCCTTCCTAAAGTCCCAACTCAGACTGGTTATGACTGACCTGCGTTGCTGTGTTGGGTGAAGTGAGTCAGAGCTGTTGGCATTTTCAGTGCTGCTGTCCATGTCGCACTCGCCATCAGCACACGTGCTTTCCTGGTAGGACCGTGTACACATGATAATAGGAGGACCAAGCTTTGCCTCACCATTCTGAACATACAAGCAAAATTATGTGAATTAGGATTAAAAATTGTTACTTCTATTTCTGAAGTCCTGTAAAGTTCAGTCACATTAGACACTTCTCTAACTTCATCTGCATATTTACCGACTGTCAGTGCCAACACAAGGCATCGCTTCATACAGTAGCAAAACAGGACAAATTGAATTATAAGttaactttactttttttttttctcaatttcAAAGCAGAAACCCTTGAGTTCAAAATCACATCATCACACAGAGATGTTTACTAAAAACACATGTAAACAGTTACGTAAACAGTTCTTCAAAGAACAGCTAAAATCATGCATGAGATACAAGACCGATACAGTGCCTATTCACTGATTACACTGAACAAAGGATCATCAGCATCTTAATATATAgttcttaaaaataaacatttcaaataaaaaatgcCAAGATTATAATCTTGCTTACAAGGAAACTGTCATGAACCACCGTGCgtaaaaacacaaaaggtgaAGAGGGGCGAAGAAAACAGCTGGGGAACAAAACACAGCTGAGAATAATCAGGTAATAAGAGAGGCAGGAAAACTGAACCTTTCAAAGTGAAGGAAGGAAGTAGCTAAAGGAAGAAAACAGGCCAAAATACAGGTAACAAAAGGCAAAGACAACTAGATATAAGACATGAGGAGCCAAAATAAGCTCAGGGTCACCAGTAACTAAAAATTAAGGCAAAAATGACAAGACTTAAATTACAAAGGAATTAACAGCaacaatacaaacagaaaactaaataCTATCAATAAAAGAAACCTAATACAAAGATGACCTCAAACTAGAAAGAATCCCACTGCATTTAGACGAATCCAGGAATAAGATCCAGGAATGTCAGCCTACATTTATTAAAAGGCTATTTAGAGAAATCAGTCTTGCCTTCCAGTGCTtattttagcttattttagcaGATTTAATCAAACAATTGAGTTTTAAGGGTTAAACCGTAGTTTAAatagaaatttaaaaatgtttctgctTATAATCTACTGTTGTTTCAATACCCCATCACATACTAAATGTATGAGAGGTACAAACTCAAAGAATTTCAGATGTTTAAGTTTAATCTCAAGATATTTAAGATGACTTTCATTGTCCAAACATTGGATATTACTAACAATATCCAATGTTTGGACCTTTGTGATTAGCATTAAGGTTAGCTTTAGGTGTGAGCCAAATATTTTCCCCAGAAATCACTAAAGCAAAGAGGGGAGTTTAAATCAGCGACACAAAGCGACGTCTTTAAGAGAGAAACAGCAGTACAGCCGGTATTCTGACCTGCTATCATGATTTGAACAGAATATGATGAAGTTGTATTTGAGGTAGCGTCTTGGGCCGATTTATCATGTGGGAGTTAGCGTGCCCCAGATAGTATATTATTAATAAATCATGCTGCTGTCTGGCTTAACCTCACTGTAGTACCATGGCAAGGTCACACCCAagcgctctttcacacacacaaagtcaagTTTCTCATCATTACCAGTAAAAGCAGTGGCTCCATACTCTGTTCTTACTTAGGATTCTGCTGGATTGTGGAAGTAGTTCACATATAAAGACACGAGACAGACATAATATGGCATCTGAGGCACTGCTAACCTTTCACTCATTAATTATACACATTTTTTGTCCGTGATGAAGAGGTGTGGGagcatatgtatatatatttatatatatacacacaaaataACATAATATATCCCATTCATCCACACACAGCAACACCACATAAAATGAAACACAACTTTAAGCTTTGTGCCAGTCTGTGTGCTTTTCCTTTATTGGACTAATCTTCTCTTTCAAAAAGTTAGAAATCAGTTGGTCTGACACATTCGTACAACTTACCAAATAAGTGTGGACACCATCTCACTCATCTCCAATACAAAGTCACAAATCACACTAATGAGTGTGTACGTGAATGTATGGCATCTGCTCTGGTGgagctaaaaacaaaaatctactGTATTCCCAATGCCTGAAGGCTCAGTGTCCTCAGAGCTTAAATacgactgcagctccagcaGTAATGTAGAAAGCACGGCGATGCTTTAGCTGGGACAAAACCACACCTcggctctctcgctctctctcgctctctgtctcGCTCTTGTCTCGCTCATCCTCTTGTTGCTAAGCAACGATCCAGTTAGGCTAATCTCTATGAGGGACATAATCAGCCACGCACAGCAACATACATTTCACACAGTAAATTTATGATACAAAAATAACTGAGATATATTTAAGGTAGTACACATGCTAGAAACCAACAGCATTATCAGAGCTGTATGGAAGCCCAGCAGTACaggtttatataaaaaaattgtTTCTGAAAAGTCAGTCACTATATCATATTTTTGACACTTAAACTCCGGTGTTTAGGTTAGAAATCAGTGCCTCgtgattttcatttattatgaATATAAATCTAAACACTGCTCTAAATGAACAGTTATCGATGATCTTAGCTTCACTGCTGAATTATTGCTGCTTCACTCCATGTAAACAATGTCCACTTTCACTCTGACATCTGGcatatttacaaaaacaaaaaatgtctttaaaattaTTTGCAGTATTAATGGAGACGTTTCAGGGTGTGTTTTCACATCATGCCACAGAATTATGAGCACCACTGAAGATCCAATCACCTGGTATATATAGCCATTGTCTGTGACAGATGGCTGGCTGGAGGCATGGCTGCGAGGACCCACAGTCATCTTCATTATTTCTTCACAACCTAGGAGGACAAGTGTGGGGAGGAAAGTAAATAATAAGAGGGGAAATAACATAAGCAGACTGTTTCCTCTGTAATAAAACCAGTAAGAATATTTGTTCTAATTTGAGCTATGTGAATAAAGTGGTATCATCTTCAATGTTTACATGTTTCATTTTATAATATCCAAactctttttgtcattttcaagGTAAAATGGGCCATGTAGCATTAGAAGAAGAgtatggagcagactgtttccATTCTGATAGTTACATGAACGTGCTGACAACACTATGATGTCTGTATAAACAACACAAGTGTGAAGTCAGCAGATGTTTGTCTTAGCTTAGCAAGAAAACTAAATAGAAGTAAACAGTTAGCCGAGCTTTAACTAAATGTGACAAGGTTACAAAGTTACAAAGCTCATACATCTTCTCATGACAGAGAGCAGGACAATCAAAGTCCATGTCTCACCTTTGATAGCAAACACTCCGTGGCAAAAGTCTTTGAAGTTGATTTT includes:
- the rab11fip4a gene encoding rab11 family-interacting protein 4A; the protein is MEGRAFPEQEQLLQFLRRLKEVFDVCDEDADGFIRVEHLMDLGLQFGQGDEVKKLTRYLDPNAHGKINFKDFCHGVFAIKGCEEIMKMTVGPRSHASSQPSVTDNGYIYQNGEAKLGPPIIMCTRSYQESTCADGECDMDSSTENANSSDSLHPTQQRSRLIGSASAPVISREEQFEDYGEGEDVDFTPSSPCPEEETRTNGFSDLGSSLPSSAGHTPQKMRQLYNSELLDIYCSQCCKKVNLLNDLEARLRNLKANSPNRKISSTAFGRQLFQANHSVFGSSQGSSTEDLFTDSIDSCDLDITEKVSYLEKKVTELESDSLANNDLKSKLKHDNTHLVHRVHELEEQVKDAETKSAESLKEEVKKHREAYTKMERDRNTEIELLCNRLQQLEEENTEMKLNVCRLKSQTEKMDQEKQRVTDKLEDTSLRLKDEMDLYRKIMDKLWQNRHEFQKEKESMQELIDDLRRELEYLQLFKLEMEHPGKGKGLSEFNAKTRELEMEHEVKRLKQENHKLRDQNDDLNAQILSLSLYEAKNLFSCHTKAQCLAAEIDNASRDELVDALKEQEEINLRLRQYMDKIILAILDHNPSILEIKN